CCGTGAACGGCTTGTCCTCGAACCAAGCCATCAGCGACCCGGCGGAAGCCGCGTGCCGCTCCAGGCGGCTCTCCGCGCTGTCGACCCGGTGGAACAGACGGGTGCAGGTCTGGGGCGAGACCGCCCCGTTGCCGCTGATCCGCAACTGCCGGCGCAGGCGGGCGAGGTCGGCCGCCTCGCGCGCCACCACGATGCCGCTCGGCGTGTCGCCGTAGCCGCCCTCGTACTTCGTCGTCGCCTGGACCGCGACGGCGATGCCGTGGTCGAGGGGCCGGAAGCGGACGTGGCTTCCCCAGGTATTGTCCATCACCGTACGAATGCCGGCCGCGCGCGCCGCCGCGACGATGCCGGCGATGTCCGGGATCTCGAAGGTCCCGCTCGCCGGCGCCTCGAGGTAGAGCATCGTCTCGGCGGGCGCGACGCGCGTTCCGGCCTCGCGGATCAGGGCGGCGACCTCCTCGCCCGAGGCGCCGGACGGATAGGTCATGAGCGCGGCGCGCCCCGTCTCGGACAGGTAGCGCCAGGCCGGGAAGTAGATGGCGTCCGGGATCAGCACGACCTTCGGGGCGAAGGCGTCGACGACCGTCGCGATCGCCGCGAGGCCGGAGGCGCAGACGATCGCGCCGGCCCCACCATGCAATCGGGTGAACTTCGCGCAGACCGCCTCGGCCTCCGGCGACAGGACGACGCCGTATTCGGCACCGCCATAGGGCGCGCGGCCCGCCGCATCGGCCGCCTCGTAGTCGCCGAGCGTCTCGAAGCCGACGCTGCTCTGGCCGAGCGAGCCGAGGTCCGAGAAGGCGCGGGCCTCCCCGAGGCCGCCCGGATTGAGGTGGCCGCGCGAGGCCGCGAGGTCGAGGATCGGGGCGTGGATGGCCTGCGTCTCCGGTCCGCACCCGGCGAGGAAGGCGGTGCGACGCTCGGCCTTGGTGCCGGCCTCGGCGGCGGAGGGGGCGGGCGGAGAGTGGGGCACGGCGGCATGTCCTTCGGGAGCGGATGGCGTGCCGTATAGGCCTGTCCCGTCCGACCCGCCACGCCGCCTCATGTCCTGCCGCGGGGGCTGCCCGGCGGGAACGTCCGGCGCCGCCGGCGGTTCGGGTACTCGGCCGTGCATCTGCGATCCGCACCGCCCGACAGGAGCCCGGCAGACCCGATGCAATCCCCGCCCGACAACCTCGATGCCCACGCCCTCGGTCGGGCTGCCCCCGACAAGGGCCTCGCCCGCGCGGCCTGCCCCTATGCCGAGGGCACGGAGGCGCGGGAGCGCTGGCTTGCCGGCTACGACGAGGCCGTGGCGGCGGG
This sequence is a window from Methylobacterium sp. SyP6R. Protein-coding genes within it:
- a CDS encoding PLP-dependent transferase; amino-acid sequence: MPHSPPAPSAAEAGTKAERRTAFLAGCGPETQAIHAPILDLAASRGHLNPGGLGEARAFSDLGSLGQSSVGFETLGDYEAADAAGRAPYGGAEYGVVLSPEAEAVCAKFTRLHGGAGAIVCASGLAAIATVVDAFAPKVVLIPDAIYFPAWRYLSETGRAALMTYPSGASGEEVAALIREAGTRVAPAETMLYLEAPASGTFEIPDIAGIVAAARAAGIRTVMDNTWGSHVRFRPLDHGIAVAVQATTKYEGGYGDTPSGIVVAREAADLARLRRQLRISGNGAVSPQTCTRLFHRVDSAESRLERHAASAGSLMAWFEDKPFTADILSPARAASPYHARFRQYFGAGNSLFTVAFDEGLPAERVQAFVDALLLFRVAESWGGHVSLVLPVHPRRDPATLQRGAMFRFNAGLEEAGDLIADLEQAAQTAFLQEPV
- a CDS encoding Rmf/CrpP family protein, whose protein sequence is MQSPPDNLDAHALGRAAPDKGLARAACPYAEGTEARERWLAGYDEAVAAGAEPVTGGLKREPGR